CCAGATAGGGAAGCGTCAGGTCGCCGGAGGGCAGCGTGAGGGTCGTCTGCGCGGGGAGGGACTGGGCGGCGGAACCCGGAGTGGCCGTTGTGGCCGGTGTGCTCGTCTGGGCGGTTGCCATCCCCAGGCTGAGAAGCAGTGTGGTGGTCAGCAGTGCGCGGCGTGCAAGAGTCGTCATGCTCTAACCTCCCGGTCAGCGGTTTAGGGTGCCAATTGAGGGGTGCGGCGCCTTCACCCTCTCCAGGGGAGAGCGTAGGAGGTCTGGATGTGTAGGTCCCGTTACTCTGACTAGCATCCCTTGTTGCCGGACTCACCGCCTGTGGCCGCAGGCGGATCAGCCAACCGGAAGTACCTTCACTCTCCCCTCTCCAACCACGCCAGCGCGGCCTCCACGATCTCCTCCGGGACGGTGTGCGGCCCGGCAAACTCCAGGTATTCCACGTCGTACCCGGCCCGCCGGAGCTGGGGCACGATCACGCGGCTACAGCGGTCGATGGGCAGAACGCGGTCATATTCGCCGTGGGAGATGAAGATGCGGGGGGCGCCGACCTGCCGCGCAGGCGCCATGAACCCCGGCGAGAACGCCATCAGGTGCGTGAACAGGTCGCCGTTGCCCAGCCCCAGCGAGAGCGCGTAGGAGGCGCCGTCCGAGAACCCTTCCAGCACGACGCGCGTAGGATCAACGGGATACCGCTCGAAGACGAAGGCGAGGGCCTGATCGATAAAGGCCACGTCCGGGCCGTACCCCCCCCGGATGACGTCCCAGGTGGAGGACCGGGCTTCAGGGGCCAGCAGCAACAGGCCGTGGGTGTCGGCGTGGCTAAGGAGTGGCGCCAGCCCGTGCTGCGCGTTGCAGCCCGCGCCGTGCAGCATGACGATGAGGGGCATGGGCCGGATGGGACGGGTGTCTGGCACGTATAGCAGGCCATCCCGCTTCTTGCCGAACTCCAGGGACCGCAAGCCACGCTGAGCGGGCACCTGCTCCGGCTGGCCCCGCACTCGGCCGGGCCGCGCTGCCAGGCGGCCGGGGTCCTCCCCCCCCTGCCCTGGCCTGCTGGTCATGTTGCCGTCCCCCCGGTTGCGCCGCTCATTCAGGCATTGTGGGGCGTGTGCCGCGCGAATGCCGGTGACATCGGTGAAGGGCTGTTGAGCGATGGGACCGCGTTCCAGGCAGGTGAAGCGAGCTTGACGGCCCGCACACCTGCCCCGTCCGGCGGGCGCCTACCCTCGGGGCATGACGGACAACCGCAACGACAAACCCAACGAGGCCGAGCAGATGCAGGAAGGCTACATCGAGCAGCAGGAACGCTGGCAGGAGACGGGTATCACCGGCGCGGGCGGGGCGGGGCAGACGGGCACCCCCGGCAACCAGGAAGCGGGCGCGGCCATTCCCGACGAGGGCGACCAGGTGGCTCCGCCCCCGATTCCCGACGATCAGCACACGCCGGGGCGCTGAGCGCGGGCAGGCTCACTTCTCCAGCAACTCCCCTATGTTCTCGACCGTGCGCCAGTTGCGGACGGTCGCTGCCTGCTTCAGGGGCGTCAGGTTCAGCTTGCTCTGGCCCAGGCCGCCGGGGGTGTGGAGGTAGAGTTCGCGCCCCAGGCATACCCAGGTGTCCTCGCCGGAAGCACGGGCGCTCAGGGCGTCCAGCCGCTCAGCGGTGGGGACCTGATGCAGGAACGCCACATGAACTTTCGTCCCGTCCGCCGCGGCCTGCGCCGGGTAGGGGTTGCGGGGGGCCAGGGCGGACCATTCCGCCGCGCTCCGCAGCATCACGTCCACCGGAAAGCCGAACTCCAGCCGCAGAGCCTCCTCAATGGCCGCCTGGTCCACCTTCTCGGCCTGAAAGACGACGTTGCCGCTCTGAATGTATGTCTGGACCCCCCGGAAGCCCAGGCGCTCGAAGGTGGCCTTCAGGTCCTTCATCGGCACCTTGCGGTTGCCGCCGACATTGATGCCCCGCAACAGCGCGACGTGTTTCATGCCTGCATGGTGAGCGGCCAGATCAGGCCTGCTTTCCGAACAGCCCCAGGTATTCCCCGTAGCCCTGCGCGGCCAGGTCGTCCACCGGCACGAAGCGCAGCGCCGCCGAATTGATGCAGTAGCGCAGGCCGCCCGCCTCGGCGGGGCCGTCAGGGAAGACGTGGCCCAGGTGGGAGTCTGCCAGGCCCGAGCGCACCTCGGTGCGGGGGTAGCCGATCTTGTGGTCGGTGTTCTCGGTCAGGTTCACGCTGGGAATCGGGCGGGTGAAGCTGGGCCAGCCGCAGCCCGCGTCGTACTTGTCGAGCGAACTGAAGAGGGGTTCGCCGGACACCACGTCCACGTAGATGCCTTCTGCGTCGTGGTCCCAGTATTCCCCCGTGAAGGCGCGTTCGGTGCCCTCGCGCTGGGTCACGTGGTACTGCATCGGCGTAAGGGCCTGGCGCAGTTCCTCGTCGCTGGGCTTCTGGAAGGTGGCCTGGCGGTCGGGCTTGGTCATGGGAACCTCCGGTCAGGAGAGTGGACGGGCGGGTGGTGGGCCGGACAGCCTTCAAGATACGCTCAAGGCCGTTTCGTAACACTGCCCCCGGCCACCTCTGCGGGGGCGTGCCAGACTCGCCGCATGACTCTCTTTTCCCCCTCGGCTCCGGGCAAACTGCGCGTGGACATCTGGTCGGACATCGCCTGCCCGTGGTGTTACATCGGCAAGCGGCGGCTGGAACAGGCCCTCCAGGGCTTCCCCCAGCGCGATCAGGTGGAGGTGGTGTGGCATTCCTTCGAGCTGGACCCCTCGGCCCCGGTGCAGGGTCCGCTGTCCCTGCGCGACGGTCTGGCCCGCAAGTACCGGCGCACGCCCGAGCAGGCGCAGGAGATGCTGGACAGCATGACGCACACCGCCGCCGGGGAGGGGCTGGACTACCACTTCGAGCGCGCACAGCCGACAAATACCTTCCTGGCCCATCAACTGCTTCACCTCGCCGCAGAAAAGGGCCTGGGAGACGCGATGAAAGAACGCCTGCTGCGGGCCTACCTCTCCGAAGGCGAATTCCTGGGCGACCGGGAAACGCTGGTGCGCCTGGCCTCGGAAGTGGGCCTGGACGCGGCCGAGGTGCGCGCGGCACTGGAGAGCGGGAAGTACGCCCAGGCCGTGCGGCAGGACGAGGCGCAGGCGCAGGCCCTGGGCATCAGCGGCGTGCCCTTCTTCGTGCTGGGCGGCAAGTACGGCGTGAGCGGCGCCCAGTCACCGGACGTGCTGCGCGGGGCGCTGGAGCAGGTCTGGAAGGAAACGCATCCCGCGCCCCTGACCCTGCTGGGCCAGGACACCCCGGCCGAGGGCTGCGAGGACGGGCAGTGCGCGCTGCCCCAGCGGGACGCGGCGGACACGCGCGGCTGAAGGCGTCAGCGCCCGCCCAGCAGCCGCCGGACGAGCAGTTGCGCCAGGGCGAACAGGACCGCGAAGCCCAGCACGGGCAGCGGGTCCCGCACGCCGAACAGCGCCACGCCCGCCAGCAGCGCGACCAGCGCACTCACGGCCAAGCGCCCCTGTCCCGCGCGGCCACGTTGAAGCCACAACAGCAGCCCCAGTCCCACCAGACCCGCGCCGACCACCCCCAGGTCGAGCGGGTCATGCCGTTCCTGCCAGGCCACGACCAGCAGGGCCGCGGCCAGCAGCAGCGGCAGCACCAGGGCGGCGGGCTTCACTTAGTGGTCCCACACGTCGCAGCGGTGCTCCTGGCGGAAATCGGTGAGCTCGTGGATATTGCCGGGCTGGAAGGTCAGGACGTTGTTCTGGGCGGGCACGAAGGGCCGCCAGACGGGCAGGCCCGGCCCGTTGGGATTGCCGGTGCGCGCGAAGTTGGTCCAGTAGGTCCGCAGCGTGCGGGCGAGGTCGGCCTGGGCGGGGGTGAACTGGGCCGGGTCCGCGAAGTCCGTCAGCGGCGTGCCGAACACGCTGATGAGTTCGGCGGCGTGGAAGGCCCCGTAGCGGGGGACACTGGTGGTGGGCTTCAGCTCGCTGGGCGCCGCCTGGTCGCGGAACTCGTAGGCATAGACCGGCACCACGCGGGCGAGGTCGCGGGTGATGTCGTTCACCGGGCAGGCGAACAGCCCGTCGGTGACGACGGCGGCGGCGGTCAGGCCCACCGTCGGGTAATCGCGGGTGAGGTAGTTGGCCAGGACGCGCGGCGCGTTCCACCGTTCCAGCAGCGCCACCAGCCCCCAGTACTGCCACAGGGGCAGGTCCCTTCCGGCCCCGGCGATGGGCGCCACAAAGAGCGTGCCCTCATCGAGGTTGCTGCCGATCATGACGGGCACCCGGTTCACCTCCCCGCTCTGGAACACCTCATGGGGGGAACGCGGGAGTACCGCGTCGCCGTAGACGGGGGGCAGCGCGACGCTCCCGGGAGCACGGCGGCCGGGCACGGGCGTGGTCAGCAGGCGCTCGACCGGGACGCCCCGCAGGCAGGCGCCGCTCCCGTCGGGGCACCCCAGGTCGCGGGCATAGGCGGCCCCCGTGTTCAGCGCGTCGGGGAGGGCCGCGATGTTGATGCTGGGCGTGCAGGGGCCGCTCTGGAGAACCGCCTTGTCGAAGAGGCCCGCCGCGCCGGGCGAGGCGAGCTGCGCGCACAAGCTCATCCCACCGGCCGACTCCCCGAAGACAGTGACGTTCGCGGGGTCCCCCCCGAAGGCGGCGGCATTCGCCCGCACCCAGCGCAGCGCCGCCTGCTGATCGAGGAGGCCGTAGTTGCCGTCGGTGCGGCCTTCGAGCAGCCCCGGCGCGGCGAGGAAGCCCAGCGGTCCCAGGCGGTAGTTCACGGTGACGACCACCACCCCGCGCTCGCGCGCCAGCACCCGCCCGTCGTAGTCGCTGCCCGCCCCGCTGCGGAAGGAGCCGCCGTGAATCCAGACCATCACCGGGGCGCGCGCCGCATTCGCCGGTGCATAGACATTCAGGTAGAGGCAGTCCTCCGCCCCGCGCAGGCCGCCGCCCGCCAGGGGAGGCCGGGGCTGCACGCACACGTTGCCGGGCCGCGAGGCGTCGCGCTCGCCCACCCAGATGGGGGCCGGTTCCGGGGCCTTCCAGCGTCTTTCCCCGACCGGCGGCGCGGCATAGGGAATGCCCTGCCACACACGCACGCCGCCCGCCTCGCGGCCCACCAGCAGGCCGGAGGTGACCTGGGCACGGACGGGCAGACCGGGCGCGGCGGCGGGGGCGGCCTGGGTGGTGGGCGGCAGGGCAGGGGCCGGGGCGGTGGTGTCCTGGGCCGAGGCGACCGTGAACAGCGCGGCGGTCAGCAGGCTGAGCGTGCGGGTCATGGCCCCAGCGTAGGGGACACGGCGGCGCGTTTCATGGGGCCAGCTTCAGAACAGGTTGGGGGTCAGGCGGGGTTGGGCGTCAGGCCGGGCTGCGCGGCGGGGCCTTCGTCCCCCTCCGGGGTGGAGGCGGGGCCGTCCAGCGTGCCCCCCGCCAGGACCGTCTGCACGTCCTCGCCGGTCAGCGACTCGCGGGCCATCAGCGCGTCGGTCAGGCGGTGCAGGACATGCGCGTGCTCGGTCAGCAGGGCCGCCGCCCGCTCGTACTGCCCGTTCAGGATGCGGGCGAGTTCGGCGTCGATGCGCTCGGCGGTGTGGTCGCTGTAGACGCCCTGCTGCGGGCCGTAGCCCAGGTACCCGGCGCTCTCCTGCGCCAGCGCGAGCTGCCCCACCTCACTCATGCCCCACTCGGTCACCATCCGGCGGGCGAGGTTGGTCGCCTGCTGGAAGTCGTTCGCGGCCCCGGTCGTGACCTGTCCGGTGGCGACCTCCTCGGCGGCGTGCCCGGCCAGCGCCACACAGATGCGGTCGAGCAGCGCGGCGCGCGTGAGGTGCATGCGGTCCTCGGGCGTGTAGAGCGCCGAGCCCAGCGACCGCCCACGCGGCACGATGGTCAGCTTGTGGGCCTTGTCCGCATGGGGGAGCAACTGCGCGGCGAGGGCATGACCGACCTCGTGGTAGGCGGTGACCTTGCGGTCCGCTTCCCGGACCACCAGTGAGCGCCGTTCCGGTCCCATCAACACCCGGTCCCGCGCCTCCTCCACATCCCGCATCACGATCCGTGACCGTCCCGCCCGCGCCGCCCCCAGCGCCGCCTCATTCAACAGATTCTCCAGGTCCGCCCCCACCATCCCCGCCGTCCTCCGGGCGATCACCGCGAGGTCCACACTGGGATCGAGCGGTTTCTTGCGGGCATGAATGCGCAGGATCATCTCACGCCCCCGCACGTCGGGGGCGTCCACCACCACCTGACGGTCAAACCTTCCCGGACGCAGCAAAGCGGCGTCCAGCACATCGGGGCGGTTGGTGGCGGCCAGGATGATGACTTCCTGGCCGCTGGAGAAGCCGTCCATCTCGACCAGCAGTTGGTTGAGGGTCTGTTCGCGTTCGTCGTTGCCGCCTTGCAGGTTGACGCCACGCTTGCGGCCGACGGCGTCGATCTCGTCGATGAAGACGATGCAGGGCGCGCTTTTGCGCGCCTGCTCGAACAGGTCGCGCACCCGGGCGGCGCCCACCCCGACGAACATCTCGACGAAGTCACTGCCCGAGATGGAGAAGTAGGGGACTTTGGCTTCACCCGCGACGGCTTTGGCGAGCAGGGTTTTGCCGGAGCCGGGGGGGCCGACGAGGAGGACGCCGTGGGGGATGCGGGCGCCGAGCTGGTGGTAACGCTCGGGGTGGCGCAGGAAGTCGACGACTTCCTGCAAATCCTGCTTGGCCTCGTCACACCCGGCGACGTCCTGAAAGGTCAACTTGACCTGGCCCTCCGCGATCACCGCCGCCTTCGACTTCCCGAAGCTGCTGGCGGCATCGGTCCCCCCCCCGCCCCGGTTGCGGAACAGCAGCAGCAGCAGGCCGACGATCAGCAGCATGGTCAGCAGCCCGCTGAACAGCGTCAGCAGGCTCAGGCGGGCGGTGGGCGCGTAGGTGACGCTCACCCCGGCCGCCTGGAGCCGGTTCAGGGTGATGGCGGGGTCGGCGGCCAGCGTGCGGGTGTGGTAGGAGCTGCCGCTCTTCAGCGTGCCGGTGAGCAGCGCCGTGTTGTTCTGGAACTGCACGGTGGCGGTCTGGACCTGTCCGGCCCGCAGCGCGTCCGTGAAGTCGGTGAGGGACAGGTCACCCGTATGCCCGCGCGGACTGGCGGCATTGATCAGGAGCAGCAGCAACACCACGGCGGCGGCCAGGCCCCAGCCCCACATGGCGCGTTTCATCCCGCTCCACCCCCGGTGTTCCCCCCGCTTGTCGTCATGGCTCAGTTTATGTCGCCCGGCGTGCAGAACTCTGGAACCCGGGTAGCGATGTGGCCGGGCAAAAGCCCCGTTCTTGACCCAATCTTAAACTTGAGTCCTCTGCACTCAATTCTGTTGACTGTTAGAAACTGTGGGCTTATACTCTGGTCAGTTTCAGAACTGCTCCCCCACCGGGCGCAGCATCCCCCTCGCTCAAGGAGTCAAACATGCCGAAAGCCGTCGGAATCGACCTCGGAACCACCAACAGCGTGATCGCCGCCATGGAAGGTGGGCGCCCGGAAGTTATCGTCAACGCGGAAGGCGCGCGCACCACGCCCTCGGTCGTCGCCTACAAGGGTGACGAGCGTCTGGTGGGCCAGATTGCCCGCCGTCAGGCCGCGCTGAACCCGCTGGCCACCCTCTTCGATGTCAAACGCTTCATCGGTCGCCGCTGGGACGAGGTGAAAGAAGAGGCGGCCCGCGCCCCCTTCAAGGTCAAGGAAGGCCCCGGCGGGTCCGTCCGCATTGAGGTGAACGGCAAGGACCTCGCCCCCGAGCAGGTCAGCGCCGAGGTGCTCCGGAAGCTGGTGAACGACGCCAGCGCGAAACTCGGCCAGAAGATCACCGACGCCGTGATCACCGTCCCCGCCTACTTCGACAACTCGCAGCGCGAGGCCACCAAGCAGGCGGGCGAGATCGCGGGCCTGAACGTGCTGCGCGTGATCAACGAACCCACCGCCGCCGCGCTGGCCTACGGCCTGGAGCGCAAGGGCAACGAGACGGTGCTGGTCTTCGACCTGGGGGGCGGCACCTTCGACGTGACGATCCTCGAACTGGGTGAAGGCGTCTTTGAGGTGAAGTCCACCGCCGGTGACACCCACCTGGGCGGCGCGGACTTCGACCAGCGGATCGTGAACTGGCTGGCCGAGGAGTTCCAGAAGGAACACCACTTCGACCTCCGCAAGGACCCGCAGGCCCTCCAGCGTCTGATCGAGGCCGCCGAACGCGCCAAGATCGAGCTGAGCAACGCCACCGAGACGACCATCAGCCTCCCCTTCATCACCTTCGACCCGGAGACGCGCACCCCGCTGCACCTGGAGCGCACCCTGACCCGCGCCAAGTTCGAGGAACTGACCGCCGATCTGCTGCGCCGTGTGCGTCAGCCCATCGAGCAGGCGATGGCCGACGCGAAGGTGAGCGCCAAGGACATCGACGAGGTGATCCTGGTCGGCGGCTCCACCCGCATGCCCGCGGTCAAGCGCATCGTGAAGGAGATCACCGGCAAGGAGCCGAACGAGTCGGTCAACCCCGACGAGGCCGTGGCGCTGGGCGCCGCCGTGCAGGCGGGCATCATCGAGGGCGACACCAACCTGGGCGACATCGTGCTGGTGGACGTGACGCCGCTGACGCTGGGCGTGGAGGTCAAGGGCGGCATGGTCGCGCCGATGATCACCCGCAACACCACCATCCCCGCCAAGAAGACCGAGATCTACACCACCGCCGAGAACAACCAGCCGGGCGTGGAGATCGTGGTGCTGCAAGGCGAGCGTCCGATGGCCGCCGACAACAAGAGCCTGGGCCGCTTCAAGCTCGAAGGCATCCCGCCGATGCCCGCCGGTCGCCCGCAGATCGAGGTGACCTTCGACATCGACGCCAACGGCATCCTGCACGTGACCGCCAAGGAAAAGACCAGCGGCAAGGAAGCCAGCATCCGCATCGAGAACACCACCACCCTCGACAAGGGCGACGTGGACCGCATGGTGCGCGAGGCCGAGCAGAACGCCGAGGCCGACCGCCAGCGCCGCGAGAAGGTCGAGAAGCGCAACAACCTGGATAGCCTCCGTGTGCAGGCCCTGGGCCAGATCGAGGAAAACGCGAATGCGCCCCAGGACGCCAAGGACAGCCTGCGCGCCGCCGCCGAGCGGGCCGAGGAAGCCATCCGCAGCGACAACGACCAGCAGATCGCGGACGCCCAGCAGCGGCTGGAAGAGGCCCTCCGCACCTTCATGCCCGCCGCGCAGCAGGGCGGACAGGGCCAGGCGGATCAGGGCGGCCAGCCCCAGGCGAACCGCCAGGAAGACGACGTGATCGACGCGGATTTCAAGCCCGCCGAGTAAGCGCCGCCCAGACCTGAAAACACCAGTGGGGAGAGGGAAGGCCAGCCGAGCCCCCTCTCCCCTATCTTCAATCCATGTTTAGAAGACGAGGCAATCCCATGACCCACGACGATCAGAAGAAGAATCAGAACGAGCAGGCGACCCAGGACACCCACGAGGCCCGCGAGGGACAGAGCAACCAGGCCAATGCCGAACAGACCGAAGAGGATGACGAGGACATCGACCTGGGCAACTTCCCCGGCCTGGATGAGAACATGTTCGGCCAGGTGCAGGAGATGATGGCGAAGCTGGAGCGCGTGGGCGAACTGGAGCAGGAAAACGCCGACCTGAAGGTCAAACTCGGCCGTCTCGCCGCCGACTTCGAGAACTACCGCCGCCGCACCCAGGAGGACGTGGACGCCGCCGAGGGGCAGGGCGTTGCCAAGGCCGCCGAGCGGCTGATGCCGGTCTATGACGACCTCGACCGTGCCCTCAGCATGGGCAGCGGCGATCCCGCCAAGCTGATTCCCGGCGTGGAGGCCGTGCAGAGCAGGGTGCTGAGCATCTTCTCCGGCCTGGGCCTGGAAGCCACCGGCAAGGAGGGCGAACACTTCGACCCCCGCTGGCACGAGGCGATTCAGGTGGTCCCGGGGGAAGAGGACGACGTGATCGTGCAGGTCTACCAGCTCGGCTTCCGCATGGGCGACCGGCTGGTGCGGCCCGCACGAGTGGTGGTCAGCAAGAAGGGGTAAGGCGTGAGGGGTTAGGAGTTAGGGCCGGGTCTTTTCCTCATCCCTAACTCCTAACCCCTCATACTGCCCCAAAGGAGCAACATGGCCTACAAAGATTATTACGACGTATTGGGCGTCCAGCGCAGTGCCTCCGACGCCGACATCAAGAGCGCGTACCGCAAGCTCGCCAAGCAGTACCACCCGGACAAGAACCCGGGGGACGAGTCGGCCGCCGACAAGTTCAAGGAGATCGGTGAGGCCTACGCGGTGCTGTCCGACCCCGAAAAGCGCCAGCTGTACGACCAGTACGGGCACGCGGGACAGGTGCCGCCCGGGGCGTATCCCGGTGGTGCGGGCGGCGGTTTCCAGGGCGAGGACTTCTCGGGCTTCGACCCCTCACAATTCAGCGACTTCTTCCAGGGCCTGTTCGGCATGGGCGGGCGCCGGGGCGGGGCGAGCGGATTTGCCGGGGCGGGGGGCAGTCAGGTCAGTCTCGAAGACCTGCTGTCCGGCCTGGGCGGCACGCAGGGGCGGAGATTCGTGCAGAACGTGGAGGGCGAACTCCAGGTCACCTTGCAGGAAGCCTTTCAGGGCTCCGACGAGGTGATCAACGTGGACGGCAAACGCCTGACCCTGCGCGTTCCGGCGGGCACCCGCGACGGCGCCCGCCTGCGCCTGGCCGGGCAGGGACCGGGCGGCGGCGACGTGCTGCTCACGATCCGCGTGCTGGAAGACCCGCGCTTCGACCTCGACGGGGACGACCTGATCACCTCGGTGGACGTGCCCGCCCCGGTTGCCGCGCTGGGGGGCAGCGTGACGGTGCAGACGCTTGGCGGCAGCGGCAACCTGACCATCCCGGCGGGGAGCAGCGGGGGCCGCCGGATGCGCCTGCGCGGGCAGGGCTGGCCGCGCAAGGACGGCACGCGCGGCGACCTCTACGTCCGGCTGAACCTCACCGTGCCCAAGACCCTCAGCGACGCGGAAAAGGACCTGTACCGCAAGCTGCGTGACCTGCAGAAGTGACGCCGGACCCCCTCAGCGAAAGGCCCGCCTGGAGAAGCTCCGGCGGGCCTTTCCTCCTGACCTTTACTGGTCGGTGGGCACGCTGATGCCCTCCAGGGCCTCCTGATCCATCCCGCCGACCGTGCGGTTCGCCAGGTCGCCCAGGCTGACCATCCCGACCAGGCGGCCGTTCTCGGTCACGGGGATGCGGTGGAGCTGGCGGTCGGCCATCTCGCGGGCAGCGTCCTCGATGCTGGCGTTCGCGTCCATCGTGAACACGTCGCCGGTCGTGTAGTCGGTAACAGGCGTCCCGAAGTCGTGCCCGTAGGCGACCGCCCGGATCACGATGTCCCGGTCGGTGATGATGCCGGTGGGCCGGTCATTCTCCACGACCAGCACCGAACCGATGTCCTGCTCCAGCATCAGCGTGGCGACTTCCTTCAGCGTCGCCATCGGGTCCACGGTCACGGGGTCGGGGGTCATGATGTCTCTGAGCGTCGGCATGAACGTACCGTACCCGCCCCGGCTTCAGCCTCCATAGGAACCGGGTAAAGACAGGCAAAGGGAGAGGGGAAGGCACCCTCCCGGCCCTTCCCCTCTCCCCTAACTGCTAACGCCTAACCCCTCACTTCATCAGCCAGTCGAAGCTCGTCTTGACCAGCATGTTGCGGCTGTTGGGCGTCAGGCCCTCCAGACCGAAGCCCATGTTCACGGTGCGGTACTTGCCCGCGTCGTTGATCACGATGGCTCCGGCGTTCTCACCCGTGTTCTGGGCGGTCACGCGGGGGCGCTGCGCGGGCTGCTGGCCGCTGAAAATCTGGTTCAGAAGGCCGCCGATCACATTCGCGGCGAGGCGCTCGACCAGGCCGCGCGGGTCCTCGACCTTCTGCTGGGCGCGGGTGCGGTTGCGGTCCACCCGGATGCTCTGGGCGGTGATGGTCCCCGCGTTGGCGTTCGCGCTGCCCCAGGAGGCGACCACCTGCGAGCCGTTCAGGTCCGCGATCACGTCGGGGTAATACTGGTTCCCGGCGCTGCCCTGGGCGTTCAGGGTGAAGGCGGTGTTGCCGAAGGCTCCGCTGGTCACGAACTTCGGCGTCCCGCTGCTGTCGGCCACGAAGCGGGTCTTGAGGGTGCTGCGGTAGAAGTCGCTTTCCCCGATGTCGTAGCCGATGTCCTGCCCGGTCACCAGCAGGCGGCCACCGCCCGCGAGGTACTGCCGCAGCGTGTTCTGGTCCGCCGCCGTGATGGTGTTCTGGTACTGCTCCCCGGTCGCCCAGACCACGATGTCGGCCTTCTGCATCTCGCTGAGGGGAACGGCGCCCATGCTCTGCACGTTCCAGACAAAGGCGCCCCCGGAAGCGGCGTTGG
The window above is part of the Deinococcus metallilatus genome. Proteins encoded here:
- a CDS encoding DnaJ C-terminal domain-containing protein; protein product: MAYKDYYDVLGVQRSASDADIKSAYRKLAKQYHPDKNPGDESAADKFKEIGEAYAVLSDPEKRQLYDQYGHAGQVPPGAYPGGAGGGFQGEDFSGFDPSQFSDFFQGLFGMGGRRGGASGFAGAGGSQVSLEDLLSGLGGTQGRRFVQNVEGELQVTLQEAFQGSDEVINVDGKRLTLRVPAGTRDGARLRLAGQGPGGGDVLLTIRVLEDPRFDLDGDDLITSVDVPAPVAALGGSVTVQTLGGSGNLTIPAGSSGGRRMRLRGQGWPRKDGTRGDLYVRLNLTVPKTLSDAEKDLYRKLRDLQK
- a CDS encoding CBS domain-containing protein, producing MPTLRDIMTPDPVTVDPMATLKEVATLMLEQDIGSVLVVENDRPTGIITDRDIVIRAVAYGHDFGTPVTDYTTGDVFTMDANASIEDAAREMADRQLHRIPVTENGRLVGMVSLGDLANRTVGGMDQEALEGISVPTDQ